A genomic stretch from Acidobacteriota bacterium includes:
- a CDS encoding DNA topoisomerase IB, whose product MTQLERLQQSGIKRLGTKKRFRYIAADGGNVSRADLARIEALKIPPAWTDVAINRAAGGMLQALGKDAAGRWQYIYHDQHIKKRERKKFNRLLVFAEAVPKMRRAVSRNLRKRDLGRERVMACIMRILGTCFMRAGSQVYVNENGSYGLATLRPKHVSVRGDVIEFNFPGKSKVIQHRELRDRAVARVVRELLKLPAPEVFKYQNEDGGLVDVRRRNINGYIKEVMGERFTSKDFRTWAGTLICACALARAGAEVKETAPSRKRKVIKAIKETAEVLGNTPAVCRSAYICPEVLNRFDRGEVIDQYFESLEDLIGHRGKQLHKAEKALLRLLKNKSK is encoded by the coding sequence GTGACTCAACTCGAAAGACTGCAGCAGAGCGGGATCAAGCGGCTCGGCACGAAGAAACGTTTTCGTTATATCGCCGCCGATGGGGGCAACGTCAGTCGCGCCGATCTCGCCAGAATCGAGGCCCTCAAAATCCCACCGGCGTGGACCGATGTCGCGATCAATCGAGCCGCTGGCGGGATGTTGCAAGCCCTGGGAAAAGACGCCGCAGGGCGCTGGCAATATATCTATCACGATCAGCACATCAAGAAACGCGAGCGGAAAAAGTTCAACCGACTGCTGGTGTTCGCAGAAGCGGTCCCGAAAATGAGAAGAGCCGTCAGCCGGAATCTGCGAAAGAGAGATCTGGGGCGCGAACGCGTGATGGCTTGCATAATGCGAATCCTCGGGACGTGCTTCATGCGGGCTGGCAGCCAGGTCTATGTCAACGAGAACGGCAGCTACGGGTTAGCCACGCTTCGGCCAAAACACGTTAGCGTACGAGGTGACGTTATCGAATTCAATTTTCCGGGAAAGAGCAAGGTAATTCAGCACAGAGAGCTGAGGGATCGCGCGGTCGCCAGAGTCGTGCGCGAGCTTCTGAAGCTGCCCGCGCCGGAAGTGTTCAAGTATCAAAACGAAGATGGAGGCCTGGTTGACGTCAGGCGCAGAAATATCAACGGCTACATCAAGGAGGTGATGGGCGAGCGTTTCACCTCAAAGGATTTTCGCACCTGGGCCGGAACTTTGATCTGTGCTTGCGCGCTTGCCCGAGCGGGCGCAGAGGTCAAAGAAACCGCACCTTCAAGGAAGAGAAAAGTAATCAAGGCGATCAAGGAGACTGCAGAAGTTCTCGGCAACACTCCAGCAGTTTGCCGGTCAGCCTATATTTGTCCGGAGGTCCTGAACCGGTTCGATCGCGGAGAGGTAATCGACCAGTACTTTGAGTCTCTCGAAGACCTGATAGGTCATCGCGGAAAGCAACTCCATAAAGCGGAAAAAGCGCTGCTTCGTCTGCTCAAAAACAAGAGCAAGTAG
- a CDS encoding protein kinase, with product MIGEILSHYRIISKIGAGGMGEVYLAEDTRLDRKVAVKVLPAGFTRDASRVRRFEQEARAASALNHPNIVTIHEIGEADVGCFIVLEYIQGRTLRNLIDEQQSFQSLAPIGRQIAQALAVAHQAGITHRDIKPENIMVRDDGYVKVLDFGLARLSSANVSSESTAETAIHTKPGSLVGTVAYMSPEQVRGDTVGPASDIFSLGVVFYEMVTRQKPFSGDSEVSVLHAIVYDDLLSPSVINPEAPPPLESLILGMLDKDPRARPSAAEVAAALTVDEQGGSFTSSVAAVPSVVPLTARNTVGRQVEREKLRTAFRSAGEGRGLMLCITGEAGLGKTTLVEDFLAEVLKANPACQIARGRSSERLAGAEAYMPFLEALDNLVRSSPGQYLRRAMRVIAPCWYIQLASSDSSADRVLAESAAVSQERMKRELGAFLQEASNRSPLVLFFDDLHWADASTIDIIAYLATKLDAMQLLIVAAYRASEMVLEKHPFLSLKLDMQGRGLCQELPLEFLTHDDVERFLALEFPRHRFPKEFASLIYTKTEGSPLFMADVVRYLRDRKVIGEEAGSWTLVQTVPEIENDLPETVRSMIQRKIAQLSDEDRRLLIAASAQGYNFDSAVVAQALTIDAAEVEERLQSLDTAYRFVKYRKEDEFPDHTLTLRYRFVHVLYQNALYATLTPSRRASLSASIAQALLRFYGRESAAAASELAFLFEAARDWSQASDYFLKAARNAVRIFANQEAIALCRRGQQMTRRLPESAEQTGREFKLEFTMGSSLMTAKGFAATETLNSFLRARELCEQLGDNTQLFRVLFGLSIILVVRGEYEKGRDFAQECLRLAETTGDAAMMVQAHWGLGLCFQYLGEFTSSREHFEASLALYDPQRHAVHNVFLYGAITNRAHLGRVLWYLGYADQAQAMTREALSIAEQMSHPVGICQTLSTTIALEAFHRNAERVVEMIEKMLFHADEHGLPHYRAMGEIMLGWARATQGQAEEGFAAMRQGLAACRNLEIEQRRASYLVLMAEALCLAGRPEEALRALDEAVETINITSERFHEAELYRIKGEALLSIHTSQNGSDNAEHPGLQSQAEACFREAIQVARRQSAKAFELRAAMGLAKLWNRQNRRQEARDLLAEIYGRFTEGFSTGDLKDARVLLNELKE from the coding sequence ATGATCGGCGAAATCCTCTCTCACTATCGAATCATTTCCAAGATCGGCGCGGGCGGAATGGGCGAAGTTTATCTGGCAGAAGACACGCGCCTCGACCGCAAGGTCGCGGTCAAAGTCCTGCCCGCTGGTTTTACCCGAGACGCCTCGCGCGTGCGGCGTTTCGAGCAGGAAGCGCGAGCGGCTTCCGCCCTGAACCATCCCAACATCGTCACAATTCACGAAATCGGCGAGGCGGATGTCGGGTGCTTCATAGTCCTCGAATACATTCAAGGCCGTACCCTCAGAAATCTCATCGATGAGCAACAGTCCTTCCAATCTCTCGCCCCGATCGGCCGGCAGATTGCCCAGGCGCTTGCCGTCGCGCACCAGGCAGGAATCACTCACCGAGACATCAAGCCGGAAAACATCATGGTGCGAGACGATGGCTATGTGAAGGTGCTGGACTTCGGCCTGGCCAGGCTCAGCTCTGCGAATGTTTCCAGCGAATCAACCGCCGAAACGGCGATTCACACAAAGCCCGGTTCGTTAGTAGGCACCGTGGCCTACATGTCGCCTGAGCAAGTCAGGGGGGATACGGTCGGACCCGCGTCGGATATTTTTTCTCTGGGCGTTGTCTTCTACGAAATGGTAACCAGGCAAAAGCCTTTCAGCGGCGACTCCGAGGTCAGCGTGTTGCACGCGATTGTTTATGACGATCTGCTATCTCCTTCGGTCATAAACCCTGAGGCGCCTCCTCCGCTCGAGTCACTCATCCTCGGAATGCTGGATAAGGATCCACGCGCTCGCCCGAGCGCGGCCGAAGTCGCCGCGGCATTGACCGTCGATGAGCAGGGGGGCTCTTTCACATCAAGCGTCGCCGCCGTGCCCTCGGTCGTCCCATTGACTGCCCGCAACACGGTCGGCAGACAGGTGGAGCGCGAAAAGTTGCGCACCGCGTTCCGCTCGGCAGGCGAAGGGCGCGGGCTGATGCTTTGCATCACTGGCGAAGCCGGACTTGGTAAGACCACGCTCGTTGAGGATTTTCTTGCTGAGGTCCTGAAGGCTAATCCGGCGTGTCAGATCGCGCGCGGGCGAAGCTCGGAGCGACTGGCCGGAGCCGAGGCGTACATGCCGTTTCTCGAAGCGCTCGACAACCTGGTGCGGAGCTCTCCGGGTCAGTACCTCAGGCGCGCGATGAGGGTGATTGCTCCCTGTTGGTACATCCAGCTTGCGAGTTCGGATTCTTCCGCTGATCGCGTCTTAGCGGAATCGGCCGCCGTGTCGCAGGAGAGAATGAAACGCGAGCTCGGGGCATTTCTGCAGGAGGCTTCAAACAGAAGCCCGCTGGTGTTGTTCTTCGATGACTTGCACTGGGCGGACGCCTCGACCATTGACATCATCGCCTACCTTGCCACAAAGCTTGACGCGATGCAGTTGTTGATTGTCGCGGCATATCGCGCGTCGGAGATGGTGCTAGAGAAGCACCCGTTCCTGAGTCTGAAACTGGATATGCAAGGACGCGGCCTATGTCAGGAGCTGCCGCTCGAGTTCTTGACGCACGACGACGTCGAACGGTTTCTGGCGTTGGAGTTTCCTCGACATCGTTTTCCGAAGGAGTTCGCCTCGCTCATCTACACCAAGACGGAAGGCAGCCCGCTTTTTATGGCGGATGTCGTGCGTTACCTGCGCGACAGAAAAGTAATCGGCGAGGAGGCAGGGAGCTGGACGCTTGTGCAGACGGTGCCCGAGATTGAGAACGACTTGCCGGAAACCGTCCGCAGCATGATACAGCGCAAGATTGCTCAACTGAGCGACGAAGACCGCCGCTTGTTGATTGCCGCCAGCGCGCAAGGATACAACTTTGATTCAGCGGTTGTCGCGCAAGCGCTGACGATCGACGCCGCCGAGGTTGAAGAGCGTCTCCAATCGCTCGACACGGCCTATCGCTTCGTGAAGTATCGCAAGGAGGACGAGTTCCCCGATCACACGCTAACGCTGAGGTACCGTTTCGTGCACGTGCTCTATCAGAACGCGCTCTACGCGACGCTCACGCCGAGCCGCCGCGCATCGCTGAGCGCTTCGATCGCGCAGGCGTTGCTTCGGTTTTATGGCAGGGAGAGTGCGGCGGCAGCCTCCGAACTCGCTTTTCTTTTTGAGGCGGCGCGCGATTGGTCGCAGGCGTCGGACTATTTCTTGAAGGCGGCTCGCAATGCCGTTCGCATCTTTGCGAATCAGGAAGCAATCGCGCTCTGCCGGCGCGGCCAGCAAATGACCCGTAGATTGCCGGAGTCTGCTGAACAGACGGGTCGAGAGTTCAAACTTGAGTTCACGATGGGTTCCTCATTGATGACCGCGAAGGGGTTTGCGGCCACCGAAACGCTGAACAGCTTCTTGCGGGCGCGGGAGCTCTGCGAGCAGTTGGGCGATAACACTCAGCTCTTTCGCGTTCTCTTTGGACTCTCGATCATTCTGGTCGTGCGCGGCGAGTACGAGAAAGGCCGCGACTTTGCACAAGAGTGCTTGCGCCTGGCAGAGACGACCGGCGATGCGGCTATGATGGTGCAAGCCCATTGGGGGCTGGGCTTATGCTTTCAGTATCTCGGAGAGTTCACCAGCTCACGCGAACATTTCGAGGCGAGCCTCGCGCTCTATGACCCTCAGCGACACGCAGTGCACAACGTCTTCCTTTACGGTGCGATTACCAATCGCGCGCATCTTGGCCGTGTACTATGGTATTTGGGATATGCCGACCAGGCGCAAGCGATGACCCGGGAAGCCCTGAGCATCGCTGAGCAGATGAGTCATCCGGTGGGCATCTGTCAGACGCTCTCGACAACTATCGCGCTCGAAGCGTTTCATCGCAATGCCGAGCGAGTCGTTGAAATGATCGAGAAGATGCTCTTCCACGCGGATGAGCATGGGCTGCCCCACTACAGAGCGATGGGCGAGATCATGCTGGGCTGGGCGCGAGCAACGCAGGGACAGGCGGAAGAGGGTTTCGCCGCAATGCGACAAGGGCTGGCGGCCTGTCGCAATCTTGAGATCGAACAACGGCGTGCCAGTTATCTGGTCCTGATGGCTGAAGCGTTGTGCCTGGCGGGCCGGCCGGAAGAAGCGCTGCGCGCTCTGGATGAAGCGGTTGAGACCATCAACATCACCAGCGAGCGCTTTCACGAAGCAGAGTTGTATCGCATCAAAGGCGAGGCGCTGTTAAGCATACACACGTCACAAAACGGAAGCGACAACGCAGAACATCCAGGCCTTCAATCACAAGCTGAGGCCTGTTTTCGGGAAGCCATACAAGTTGCTCGACGGCAAAGCGCCAAAGCGTTCGAGTTGAGAGCCGCCATGGGACTAGCGAAATTGTGGAATCGGCAGAACAGGCGACAGGAAGCCCGTGATCTCTTGGCTGAGATCTACGGCCGATTCACCGAAGGGTTCTCTACCGGTGATCTAAAAGACGCAAGGGTGTTACTGAACGAACTCAAGGAGTGA